From Sphingomonas bisphenolicum, one genomic window encodes:
- the crtY gene encoding lycopene beta-cyclase CrtY, giving the protein MTSDLDCDLAIIGGGLAGGLIALAFAALRPEVRLLLVEQGERPGGNHLWSFFDGDVASADRWLIDPLVAHRWPQGHAVYFPGHRRDLATPYNSVTTVQLAVALERQLGDRLLTGATADAVDPRAIHLIDGRTIRAQAVIDARGAGDLSALRCGWQKFVGHAIRCDDPHGINRPVIMDATVDQIDGYRFVYLLPWDDRTLFIEDTYYSDTPDLDVPALDARIAAYAQAKGWHGEVVHREQGVLPVVHGGDFERYWPKDDPVARAGVRAGLFQPMTGYSLPDAVRFALWLANQPLDGLPAATRAYAKAHWRRGGYYRLLGRMLFGAAMPDQRWRIFARFYRLRPDLIQRFYAGRSTIADRIRILCGRPPVPIRDAMRTLWNPPA; this is encoded by the coding sequence ATGACGAGCGATCTGGACTGCGACCTGGCGATCATCGGCGGCGGCCTCGCCGGCGGGCTGATCGCGCTCGCCTTCGCCGCGTTGCGGCCGGAGGTACGGCTGCTGCTGGTCGAACAGGGGGAGCGCCCTGGCGGCAATCATCTCTGGTCCTTCTTCGACGGCGATGTCGCGTCCGCCGATCGCTGGCTCATCGATCCGCTTGTCGCCCATCGCTGGCCGCAGGGCCATGCCGTGTATTTCCCCGGCCACAGGCGCGATCTGGCGACGCCTTATAACAGCGTGACTACTGTCCAACTGGCTGTCGCTCTCGAACGCCAATTGGGCGATCGCCTGCTGACCGGCGCGACGGCGGATGCGGTCGATCCCCGCGCCATCCACCTGATCGACGGTCGGACAATCCGGGCACAGGCGGTGATCGACGCGCGCGGGGCGGGGGATTTGTCGGCCCTGCGCTGCGGCTGGCAGAAATTCGTCGGCCATGCCATCCGCTGCGACGATCCCCATGGCATAAACCGCCCGGTCATCATGGATGCGACAGTCGACCAGATCGACGGTTATCGCTTCGTCTATCTACTTCCCTGGGACGATCGCACTCTCTTCATCGAGGACACCTATTATAGCGATACGCCGGACCTCGACGTACCCGCGCTAGACGCCCGCATCGCTGCCTATGCGCAGGCAAAGGGGTGGCATGGCGAGGTGGTCCATCGCGAACAGGGCGTCCTGCCGGTCGTGCATGGCGGCGATTTCGAGCGCTACTGGCCAAAGGACGACCCGGTCGCCCGCGCCGGGGTGCGCGCCGGCCTGTTCCAGCCGATGACCGGCTATTCATTGCCCGATGCCGTGCGCTTCGCGCTCTGGCTGGCAAATCAGCCGCTCGACGGCCTGCCTGCCGCGACCCGCGCTTATGCCAAGGCGCACTGGCGGCGCGGCGGCTATTACCGGCTGCTCGGCAGGATGCTGTTCGGCGCCGCCATGCCCGATCAGCGCTGGCGCATCTTCGCCCGCTTCTATCGGCTGCGCCCGGACCTGATCCAGCGCTTCTATGCCGGTCGCTCGACCATCGCGGACCGTATCCGCATCTTGTGCGGACGGCCCCCTGTACCCATAAGGGACGCCATGCGAACATTATGGAACCCGCCCGCCTGA
- a CDS encoding phytoene desaturase, whose translation MTNRTAIVIGAGFGGLTLAIRLQSAGIDTTLVEGRDRPGGRAYMWEKDGFTFDAGPTVITDPDCLAELWRLSGHDMAQDVTLMPVSPFYRLNWRDGTNFDYSNDEAALRAEIAKLDPGDVAGYERFCDYAAGVYEEGYRKLGSVAFLDFASMIKAAPSLAKYQAWRSVYSVVASHVKNEKLREAFSFHTLLVGGNPMKTSAIYALIHKLEKDGGVWFAKGGTNRLVHGMATHFERLGGTLRLGDAVTRIETYGDKATAVHTASGWRGEADAIATNADLMHSYRDLLGHHPRGIKQADKLGQKRWSPSLFVLHFGIKGSWPGIPHHMILFGPRYEGLLTDIYDHGVLPQDFSLYLHHPTVTDPSMAPDGHSTFYALAPVPHMGKLPIDWDQFGHAYAERILDEIQHRLIPDIRSRIVTRFHYAPSDFGRDLNAHMGSAFSLEPLLTQSAWFRAHNRDDVIPNLYLVGAGTHPGAGIPGVVGSAKATAALMLDDLR comes from the coding sequence ATGACCAACAGGACCGCGATCGTCATCGGCGCAGGCTTTGGCGGCCTGACGCTGGCCATCCGCCTGCAATCGGCCGGCATCGACACCACCCTGGTCGAAGGCCGCGATCGCCCCGGCGGGCGCGCCTATATGTGGGAAAAGGACGGCTTCACCTTCGACGCCGGACCGACCGTCATCACCGACCCTGATTGCCTGGCCGAACTGTGGCGGCTGTCGGGTCATGACATGGCGCAGGACGTCACCCTGATGCCGGTGTCGCCCTTCTACCGTCTCAACTGGCGCGACGGCACCAATTTCGATTACAGCAATGACGAAGCCGCGCTCCGCGCCGAAATCGCCAAGCTCGATCCGGGTGACGTCGCGGGCTACGAACGCTTCTGCGACTATGCTGCGGGCGTGTATGAGGAGGGCTATCGCAAGCTCGGTTCGGTCGCCTTCCTCGACTTCGCCTCGATGATCAAGGCGGCGCCCAGCCTCGCCAAATATCAGGCGTGGCGCTCGGTCTACTCGGTCGTCGCCAGCCATGTGAAGAATGAGAAGCTGCGCGAGGCGTTCTCCTTCCACACCTTGCTGGTCGGCGGCAATCCGATGAAGACCAGCGCCATCTACGCCCTCATCCACAAGCTGGAAAAGGATGGTGGCGTCTGGTTCGCGAAGGGCGGCACGAACAGGCTGGTCCATGGCATGGCGACCCATTTCGAACGGCTGGGCGGCACGCTGCGGCTGGGCGATGCGGTCACCCGGATCGAAACCTATGGCGACAAGGCGACGGCGGTCCACACCGCCTCGGGCTGGCGCGGGGAGGCGGACGCGATTGCAACCAATGCTGACCTGATGCACAGCTATCGCGATCTGCTCGGCCATCATCCGCGTGGGATCAAACAGGCTGACAAGCTCGGCCAGAAACGCTGGTCGCCCAGCCTGTTCGTCCTGCATTTCGGTATCAAGGGTAGCTGGCCCGGCATCCCGCATCATATGATCCTGTTCGGGCCGCGCTATGAAGGGCTGCTCACCGACATTTACGATCATGGCGTGCTGCCTCAGGATTTCTCGCTCTACCTGCACCATCCGACGGTCACAGACCCGTCGATGGCGCCGGACGGCCATTCGACCTTCTATGCGCTGGCCCCGGTGCCGCATATGGGCAAGCTGCCGATCGACTGGGACCAGTTCGGCCATGCCTATGCCGAACGCATATTGGATGAAATCCAGCATCGCCTGATCCCCGACATCCGCTCGCGCATCGTCACGCGCTTCCATTATGCGCCCAGCGATTTCGGCCGCGACCTCAACGCCCACATGGGCAGCGCTTTCAGCCTGGAGCCGCTGCTGACCCAGAGCGCCTGGTTCCGCGCACATAATCGCGACGATGTCATTCCCAACCTCTATCTGGTAGGGGCCGGCACCCATCCCGGCGCGGGCATTCCCGGCGTGGTGGGCAGCGCCAAGGCGACCGCGGCGCTGATGCTGGACGATTTACGATAG
- a CDS encoding metal/formaldehyde-sensitive transcriptional repressor, which yields MHIIADRDKLLARVRRIAGQVAAVERQLSGDAGCSETLQLVASVRGAVGSLMEELIEQHMREHVARPGLSDEARQAATEEMLALIRRYGK from the coding sequence ATGCACATCATAGCGGATCGGGATAAATTGCTGGCGCGGGTGCGCCGGATCGCGGGACAGGTCGCCGCCGTGGAGCGGCAATTGTCCGGCGACGCCGGCTGTTCGGAAACATTGCAGCTGGTGGCGTCGGTGCGCGGCGCGGTGGGCAGCCTGATGGAGGAACTGATCGAGCAGCATATGCGCGAACATGTCGCCCGTCCGGGCCTGTCCGACGAAGCGCGCCAGGCGGCGACCGAGGAAATGCTGGCGCTGATCCGCCGTTACGGGAAATGA
- a CDS encoding LOG family protein yields the protein MKRLAVYCGSATPADLTYIDAARHVGRTLAERGIGVVYGGGRLGLMGAVADAALEAGGEVIGVIPEALVGAEVAHRGCTELHVVQTMHQRKQLFTDLSDGFVTLPGGVGTMDELWEAISWAQLGYHSKPVGLLNVAGFYDQLIGFNRQMVEAGFIRAQHAGIMIHADGIEALVDAMAAYQPHETIFAMKADRL from the coding sequence ATGAAAAGACTGGCTGTATATTGCGGATCGGCGACCCCCGCCGACCTCACCTATATCGACGCGGCGCGCCATGTCGGGCGGACGCTGGCGGAGCGCGGCATCGGCGTCGTCTATGGCGGCGGGCGGCTCGGCCTGATGGGCGCGGTGGCGGATGCGGCGCTGGAAGCGGGCGGCGAGGTGATCGGCGTGATCCCCGAAGCCCTGGTCGGCGCGGAGGTCGCGCATCGCGGCTGCACGGAATTGCATGTCGTCCAGACCATGCACCAGCGCAAGCAGCTCTTCACGGACCTGTCGGACGGCTTCGTCACCCTGCCGGGCGGCGTCGGCACGATGGACGAATTGTGGGAAGCGATCAGCTGGGCGCAACTGGGCTATCACAGCAAGCCGGTCGGCCTGCTCAATGTCGCGGGCTTCTACGATCAGTTGATCGGCTTCAACCGGCAGATGGTGGAGGCCGGCTTCATCCGCGCCCAACATGCGGGAATCATGATCCATGCCGACGGCATCGAGGCGCTGGTCGACGCCATGGCCGCCTATCAGCCTCACGAGACGATCTTCGCGATGAAGGCAGACAGGCTCTGA
- a CDS encoding phytoene/squalene synthase family protein, whose product MSSSIPDRPALVAHARDSIARGSKSFAMASKLFDRKTRERAWLLYAWCRKCDDIADGQDHGGAMTSVSDAQARLSMMRVLTDKALRGEPTGDPAFDGFGVVMRECAIPERYAHDLIEGFALDARDWRPRSEADMLRYCYHVAGAVGCMMAVLMGVDPKDRATLDRACDLGLAFQLANIARDISEDEAADRCYLPQLWLAEMDIPPGEHMKPWVRPRLAILSRRLADMAAAYEDSARHGTGALPPRAAWAVLAAAGIYGDIARAVARRGEQAWDHRVVTPKREKLGWVARAAVQVAGRASRWPAAVPRPASLWTRPA is encoded by the coding sequence ATGTCCTCTTCAATCCCCGACCGCCCCGCCCTCGTCGCCCACGCCCGCGACAGCATCGCGCGCGGCTCCAAATCCTTCGCCATGGCATCGAAGCTGTTCGACCGGAAAACCCGTGAGCGGGCCTGGTTGCTCTACGCCTGGTGCCGCAAGTGCGACGATATCGCCGATGGCCAGGATCATGGCGGCGCGATGACCAGCGTTTCGGATGCGCAGGCCCGTCTGTCGATGATGCGCGTGCTGACGGACAAGGCGCTACGCGGCGAACCGACCGGCGACCCGGCGTTCGACGGCTTCGGCGTGGTCATGCGCGAATGCGCCATCCCCGAACGCTACGCCCACGACCTGATCGAGGGATTCGCGCTCGACGCGCGCGACTGGCGGCCGCGCAGCGAAGCCGACATGCTGCGCTATTGCTATCATGTCGCGGGCGCGGTCGGTTGCATGATGGCGGTGCTGATGGGCGTGGACCCAAAAGACCGCGCGACGCTCGACCGTGCCTGCGATCTGGGCCTTGCCTTTCAACTGGCCAATATCGCCCGCGACATCAGCGAGGATGAAGCGGCGGATCGCTGCTACCTGCCGCAATTATGGCTTGCCGAAATGGACATCCCGCCGGGCGAGCATATGAAGCCCTGGGTCAGGCCCCGGCTGGCGATCCTGTCCCGCCGACTGGCCGACATGGCCGCCGCCTATGAGGACAGCGCCCGCCACGGCACCGGTGCATTGCCGCCCCGCGCCGCCTGGGCGGTGCTGGCGGCCGCCGGCATTTACGGCGACATCGCCCGCGCAGTCGCGCGCCGTGGCGAACAGGCGTGGGACCACCGCGTTGTCACCCCCAAGCGTGAGAAGCTGGGCTGGGTGGCGCGCGCGGCGGTGCAGGTAGCCGGCCGTGCAAGTCGCTGGCCGGCCGCTGTGCCGCGCCCTGCGAGTCTCTGGACCCGCCCGGCCTGA